The Ostrea edulis chromosome 1, xbOstEdul1.1, whole genome shotgun sequence genomic sequence cttgtccaacttaaacgtagtcaaaatcttggCTTCGAAAGCATGTTTTTTTTATGCTACCGAGGACTGGAAATAAggggctttttcattggtttgaatatcgcaataaggaatggtaaagcgaccaatCGCATATAGAAGCGTCTCGcaccttccagcgaaaatactggcCTTGTGACCCACGGTAGGTAATCGTCtagagcgaccgaccgtgggtttccgacgatgatgCCTAGGCAGAGCAGCCGAATCTATACAAGGCTAGAAACGTTACagtacaaactctctacaccGGCGTCTGTATTCTTAGGTGGCaagggacagtttctttggttctgaaacatgagagcagggggtatacatcaaagtcagattatgacagactaatgaaaaatcatatttcccttttatgtcaatacttgtatttcatattggtatagttaataaattatgaccctaaattacatgtaatctataaatactggtactggtgcacaaaacatgctctgagcaggtgccccttttttgctttgattttctctcatttgggctagtccgcaccacccccacaccatcacagtaccaagaATGGaaatttagacactgtgcacaatcaagagcCCTGTGtgcccttcttaaaaatctacctttcatatggggccattcaccttccctctcagttacagaccttttgctggaccatggatgttttcaccggaatttcttcagcaactgaccacgtgtctaattagtttcgtatttgcacccatctatatgctaggaatcatggtaacacctacatgttgtatatcaacatttttattaagcactcagctacatctgacatgcatcctaaattattgtatacatttttacagatgtaatatcacttcaaatatatggggtatttccatttaaaaaaaaaagttgaccgggcctatagtgcaaAACTGTCCCTTGCTACGGTGCTACCTCAGGTACGTTGCGCGGGCATGTTAAGGCAAGTCATGCTCtatttatgcacgtaaactgcataattttttaATCCatcctacacacacacacacacacacacacacacacacacacacagagagagagagagagagagagagagagagagagagagagagctactaacttttaaaactgttggttgtttacatgagaacattttgtatcatatttaaacaacatgacaaacatgcgcttccgtatgacgtcattgcatgactgtcATAAATAGATCACGgatgtaccttaatagaaaatcgCCAGTTAAGAGTAATGTCTATGGTATGGAAACACAAGCCGCAACACTGTGAACACGTTTTATTAATCCACAACTGACAAGACAATCACAAATGGCGCTCAAAACAGAGAAGTGCGCAATAATCAGCAGAACGAATCCGATCGGTAAAGGgcaacatacatatatgtaacacAGCATACAACTATACTGGCGAATGGAAAAGCAGCACACTACCCCAAAATTTAGATATTgatctaactggcgataatgacaGTAAAACAGTAGtttatcagaattactgatataaTCTACCACTTTCAGTAAGAAATAGTTATTagacatttaaacacgaaatcATCTAAcccatgttttaaattttgcacTGATGCTAGGCAGTTTTCTAAgggtgaaacgatacagtaccttctcgattcgattttcgatactttagtctcgattcgatgattttcgattcgatacaatagcatgtaccaaattctttataacgctaagattttttttatgtttcattgtatttattgctctctgcaaataaattctacataatgtaaaaatatttaacacaaagcaacactcttatcacttgtcctaaagcCGAAATGTCGCCATACCCAGGAATTATACGTTGGAGGTTcatttttcaactcgactgCGTCCATTTTGATACAACAAATATTACTCGTACgttgattgggcaattttcaattccattggtTAACCAGAGACTGTGTTGTCAAAAACAATGTGTGCTATAATTCTATAACCGTATCGAATCGAAACTGACCCGgaataaatcgaacatcgaatcgagaccacTACATCGCGATTCGGCCGCATacatcgtttcacccctacagtgaggccatcattaaaaaaatatatttggtGTACTCccacccacatttttcaagggtaggtaggtcggtattttttttttattttcatttaatgatATCATGAAAATCAGAGTTACATATTTTTCTGATCGTAACGCTGCCAGACAAAATAGAGTTTAGAGtattcattttgtacatttgtatataatacacgtaAATCTTGCAATGTCTACTGAAATTTTCTCAGGACGGTTTGTACAGTTGTTAACACCCCTTTTCATTACCAACGATCAATTatcccaatttaaaaaaatccagaGATGCTTTGTGGTTTGACATTTATAATCGTAAtcacttaaagtaattccaccctcctgtgatgtcatcagattttgcaaaatcaatgatttatttagatttattcatgataggaacataaattttgttggagtcttttcagATAGTGATTGtataaaatcttgttaaaaataaactatttcaaaagatGAATAATTAacgatacgtttcaaaatattgaattcaagggcaataactctgtttttattgatttatttatcaagtctattatgcgatagattttctttatttttacagacattttgtatatttttgtgaagaaacagtttgaagaaattgttatgaatgctattacatgtatatcgtcataaccagtttgtatgaaattttgataacgctgttgaaggaaaattgcaattttctgacgttgaaatgattctgtttatgtacgtctcgcaTCTTAATAAGTGTGATGACCAGGCCTCGACGAGGGGAGTTCGTAGCTTCTTATTTTATCTTGTTGGTAGATAATGTCGTAATATTTGGAGGAATGATGTAGTATATTTGATCACTCATGcagaaaatgtttgaaaagtctCCGGATTAACGAATGGTCattttaaaagtgaaagtagaacagAAAATGTTTTACACTTTAATTTTGAGCTGCCCGAaggacattttgaattttaaaaaaatccgtAAAACTACTACCCCGGTAGGCCTAATAAAAAAAGTGGTCTAAAGTTTAAAACTAATACGGAGAATGTCTATTTTCGAgggaacaaaaaaaaaaaattaaaagatttcaaagtactgaaaaaatGATTGGGTCGGGGCAAATTtgacgggtcggtcggagtacatcaaacaaatcaattttattttaagcctgagttttctttaaaagttttcttaacagacgattctatcagtaatttcCGTGTatattagtttatgacctttaacatggtgtataaaaagtctctaaaagtatgcggcgtagtgtgctacttttgcagttttatttcagtgtgtgacagaggaaaGTCGGATTGACATactaaatggaatgttttccccgttaaacaaaattgttaatgcaagaaatcaacataacttcataatatcaataaattctcagcgtttcacatatatatcccatgtcatatatttcaaatactccacattttgtcgatatttacACGGCACACTTTAACAAATTCTTtacatgtgtcaacgtcactcgatgtatagttacatgacgtcatcagtttactttcaaaTTAATCAGACTGAAATTACACGACAGCAGTATAACATTCCATATTTCTTTGGATCTTggtagctgcatggtttattttatgcataaataatacttacataaaaataaaatcggaatttgatatatactttagtgatatatttatttcaattatgacgtcacattgtttcgcggattttatcccagtaaagaTTTTCATAACCTACCCCCTGTCGTCATAATAAGGCACTATAGCttacaaatgttgaattgacATTGTATGAATTGATGTGTTACAATTATTACAAACCAGGAGgattcaatttcaaattttaatagaCCAAATGATGAATTTACCTATACCTCAAAACAAGTTTTCCATTTATACTtgggccataagcgccgaacatgggcctaaattttgcagaccttcgccgacaatacttctcattaccagctcgttggagttatcgcgctttgatgactcttgtgcgtcattggtaagaaattgcacaaatctcgcgagcaagtgcgagattactgggacataaacggaACGAAACGTATAtagcacccccacccccctttttaagagttaaaatacatggtgtatttttaaataaaattaccattagTCAAACTGCATTgttcaaatattctaacactatcttattaaagatgttacatgtttcttaattaaactccaccacacctatttaaaaaattccaaacaacgatgttctctggacatccaagtccatcaatattttgtaattttcaaattagcttgcagtttggaaacgcattaggtgtgttaattagtgttataaacgtctttaaaaaaaatgcagtgtggcacatacatgtatacaacttgttctacatgtaaaatatggagatttacgggggggggggggggtacgattacaaagtccatgccatatgaacctgtcctaattgtatgataaaatagaatatcttcatagtctgaaagaataactttaaaaacatattaatcccattaattacaagaaaatttcttgtgttggatgtgcatataggtttttcccCTCACAGTTCTTGgaattgatgctttatatcggcacggtcagatttggcaaattTAGTAGCTTCTCTCCCTCATATAGTTTAATAAGATCGTCTGTTTTCttttaagaataatcaattcctaaatttgactttagaattttaatcagtgttgtggtttgcagtcggttataataaGTATTgcgacgtctccatacaagtgaaaaaataatatacaaccaCCAACCAACTTCTCAAAGAGCAAATTACACACTGACAACTTAAAAGTTTCGGATACGCATTTAAAAGCATTCAACGGATAATGCATCGCGTgacaacatttacatgtagtcaTTCCAACCAATTGGATTGACATTGCACTAATAACAAGTACCAACTGTCAAATTACATTTAACTTTACTACATTTACATTGAACGAATGGTACATTGTGTagttacaaatatacagttaCAGGGATAGAATTTTAACCCCGTTGGCTTCCTATACTTTCCAAGTGAGACTTGAGGAGATCACGGGGACTGTTATATTAAGTGGACGGTGTTCGAACCATTTCTCCGTTGTTGTGACAGCCATGGATTACTCGTGGCTGCTTTTGTGAATGTAATTGATCGAATTGGCATCGTGATATCATTGTTATCATTTAATGTAACATTGTAATGTGATTGTGATATCAACATGGTGTTTATTCTGCATATAATACATACCACATTTGAAAAGGTTTTTCATGGCAAAATCATGTTGGAATGTAAATACGTATGTATATTGAAAGAGCATAGTGATATAGGATTGAATTAAGACTGTAAAATTAGAAACTTATCGTGCTTTCATTTTCATGCTTACATTCAGTTTAATTAAGATTTTGCCCCCGAAAATCCGAGAAACTCTTTCTTTCAGTGTATTActacattgtaaaaaaaaaattctatttctTGTTAAAAATTATGGCAACAATGAATTCTGTGATTTAGCTGTCATTTTTGTGTTCCTGAaaactatgataattttgactCCGATACATCATATAATGGGAAGGATGAAAATAGATACTGAAATTTCGCTGCATTTTCAGTTCTAAAGAAAACGATCGTGCattatatctttttttattgtAAAGAAAGAAGAGACACAAGCCAAACAAGATTAACACCATGACCACAGTTAGTCACACAAACCATGGAGAGCTACGAATTTAAACATTTCTTCCATGGCCATTGCACAGAGGGTGAACAATAGAACGTGAGGAAGACGGGACTGCTCTGTTGCGAGGGACAGTTACCAGAAACAAAGTTCCACTGATTCTTCACGGCTTCACCATAGTCATCACCATACATCTTTGGAAGAAGGTTTGAAATGGTTATAATACCCGAACAAGAGCGATATGAGGGCGGGAATGTACCCGGTATCAAACATTTTGGCTCGCAAACTCTTCCCGAAGAGTCATAAGCCGTAATCATAGCCTTCCCTGGTCCAAATTTAGGATGTTTTACCGCCACATATGTAACTGTTTCCGATATCGGCTGCCTTTCGTCTATCACAGCATAATCTACGAAATTTCCTGCGTAAGTCAGGCCGTCCGACCGGATGTACACTTTCTTCACACCTGAATCTACACGCGAACATGTCGGGAAGGTAGCCATCTTTTGTTTGTTGAACTGAAACAATGGTCGTAAAGCATTGTAGACTAGGGGGTTGTACGGATCGGCACCTGGTATAAACTGTCCGTGCAAAACGAGAGGACTTTTAAAAGCAGGACTGAAGATATCTCTTTCGTTGATAATTCTGACAGGAATATATGCCCATCTAGTAATATCTGCCACACCGTCCATGGAGAACAAATTTTGTTGTCCCCTCTCTAGCACCCGTGTTGACGGCTTGATCTGGGGTGGCTGAGAGCcgtattttgtttttcttactCTTGTGACTTTGTTCTCAAAACTATACTCATGAagattagtatgaaacatatgTTTTCTTGATAAGTTTGGTTTTTGTGTTAGCAGTCGCTGTATGTGATAATTATCTCTCTTCTTTCTAATTCGTTTAGTCGAACGTGCGAATCGAGTTCTTGGGTCATTAAATGTGGTAGGGAATTCAAATCCTCCCATATCAATCGGTGGATTTTGATTTGTTTCACTGGCGCCACCGACTTCTGCTGCGGTAAGAGCGACGCACCTATTAATTGAGTTACTGCATCGAAGAAAACGAGATCCGCCACATCCATCAGCGCACTCGGGGGCATTGGCATAGGTATAGATGTCTCTAGTATATCGATTACTAAATCCACCAATATTTGTTACATTGGGGAATCCATCCATCGATCGGTCAGGTAGATGAAGCGTCGTATTTATCATAGGATAATCGGTTTCCGGATTTGCTGATCCTAGAGCAATCTGTTTTTCCCTGAATCTTTCCCACACATAATCAACATGGGCATGGAATAAGAAAAAGACGGGATCATGAGCGGCCGTTTCCTGTCCTGACATGTCCCGACCCACCCAGTTATGGACATTATTATGTTGTCCTTCCAAAGTATTTGGCAACTCTATGCCAGTTCCTACAACAATTTGACTCGTCCTATTGATAGTCGGATCATTGAGGAACATGTTAAGACCATCTGGCGTGAGTAAAGATCCAACTACACCGATATTTCGCGCCAATCTCTGTCCGTCTGGTCTGGCTGGCCAATCAGCAAATGGACCGTTTACTACGATTCCATCACCGTTTCCAACAAGTGCTGATGAGAAAAAAGATGTTTCAATGGGATTTTCCATGTCAAAGTCCATCGTAGAGTCCCAGTACGGTAGAGCGATGGAGGGATCAACACGCCTCAGAGCTGTTTCCAACCTAAACAGACAGTAAATCTTCGACTTGAAATGTCAATACGTTCATTTACCCATTTAAAAAGGCTTAGGGAAAGGGAGTCAATATTACTTATTATAATATTACGGAAGTCTAATTATAATCAAGCTTCAATGTATACTACGTACAATAGCAGGTACTCCCTGTGCCACGACAAGAATGCTGGTCCTTCGTGGCCTGACTGTAGGGCAATTCCTGTGTGCATATTTGCCAAATTATCATAGCTCTgtcaaaaaagaaaatgatataagaaTATTTGACACTGCTATCATATAGGTATTCAGAAGATAACAATAAAGAGTGAAGATTTTTACGTCTTATCCGTTTACTAATGATTGCATGCACATATGCATATGTTACACGCACTTGAGCATGCTCAAAGTCTAGTGCTTGTGATTGTTCAAGAATATTTTTATACTTACCCCATCATTCTTCAATGTGTTTACAGCATTAAAGAAGGCCTCTCGTTCTGCGTCACTCAGAGTTCGAATCTCTCTGCGCACTACTGGTGGTTCAGCGGTCTGTCTCTTGTACCTAGAGTGGCGCTTTTTAACCTCCATCTCTCTCTGGAGGGACTTGATGTAATTAAGGCCTTCGGTGCTGAAAGTGTTATGGTAACGTACAAACGATGTTTTCCACAAGTAGGAATTGATACACCGACTCTGAATGGCATAGGCAGGTGTGTTATGTGATCCGGCGATACGGGAATAGAAATTGTAGCACTCCTTGAATAGGCCTGGAAGTTCACTCTCCCACACCACAGCGTGAGTTCCAATGGTGACGAGGAATATGATAAAAAGTGAAAGACACTGCATCTTGTTCTGAAATCATTGTTTGATTTACATAAGCGTAATTATTTTGGCGGTACTGTAATGTTATTAGAATAGGGAAATGCTATTATTCAAAACTATATAACAAAACAATGTCAAATGAACTCCTTTAGATCAGAAAATGGTGCGAGTGATGTTAGATGTTAAATGGACATCTGACAAAGGCTAGGTACATCATCATCAAAGCCCCATTCCCATGTTCAAACGTACATGATATTAATTTCCACTTTCTTGATCCTATCTGCATATATGAATTGAAAGTAAATTAGCATCAAAAATGCAACAAAGTGTAAAATAGCATATCCAGTAATTCTTTCTTCTTTCAATCCAGTTCATATGGTTCAAATCCAAAGG encodes the following:
- the LOC125651162 gene encoding tyrosinase-like protein; this translates as MQCLSLFIIFLVTIGTHAVVWESELPGLFKECYNFYSRIAGSHNTPAYAIQSRCINSYLWKTSFVRYHNTFSTEGLNYIKSLQREMEVKKRHSRYKRQTAEPPVVRREIRTLSDAEREAFFNAVNTLKNDGSYDNLANMHTGIALQSGHEGPAFLSWHREYLLLLETALRRVDPSIALPYWDSTMDFDMENPIETSFFSSALVGNGDGIVVNGPFADWPARPDGQRLARNIGVVGSLLTPDGLNMFLNDPTINRTSQIVVGTGIELPNTLEGQHNNVHNWVGRDMSGQETAAHDPVFFLFHAHVDYVWERFREKQIALGSANPETDYPMINTTLHLPDRSMDGFPNVTNIGGFSNRYTRDIYTYANAPECADGCGGSRFLRCSNSINRCVALTAAEVGGASETNQNPPIDMGGFEFPTTFNDPRTRFARSTKRIRKKRDNYHIQRLLTQKPNLSRKHMFHTNLHEYSFENKVTRVRKTKYGSQPPQIKPSTRVLERGQQNLFSMDGVADITRWAYIPVRIINERDIFSPAFKSPLVLHGQFIPGADPYNPLVYNALRPLFQFNKQKMATFPTCSRVDSGVKKVYIRSDGLTYAGNFVDYAVIDERQPISETVTYVAVKHPKFGPGKAMITAYDSSGRVCEPKCLIPGTFPPSYRSCSGIITISNLLPKMYGDDYGEAVKNQWNFVSGNCPSQQSSPVFLTFYCSPSVQWPWKKCLNS